The genomic DNA CACTGTAATATCCAAAGTCTCACAGATTTTCTCTAAAGTACGTATATAAACTCTATCAACAGAATCAGAACATAGATGGTTAATAGTAGGGTGGCGAATTCCCATTCTCCGGGCAAGCTCTCTTTGGGAGATGCCTTTCTCGGCAAGAATTTCTTTTAATCGTAATCGGATTTTCATATGCATTCCTCCGAGTTATTTCATAACAATAAT from Paenibacillus woosongensis includes the following:
- a CDS encoding helix-turn-helix domain-containing protein, which gives rise to MKIRLRLKEILAEKGISQRELARRMGIRHPTINHLCSDSVDRVYIRTLEKICETLDITVDQLIVSVEGDESADK